The Acidobacteriota bacterium genome has a window encoding:
- a CDS encoding plasmid pRiA4b ORF-3 family protein, with protein MMIEPVARLRIELREIEPRLWRRVDVPLSSTLLALHDIIQAVVGWTDSHLFEFVIGERVYGEPMPDDDFWDRHVYKAGGVRLKSLIERGIERFVYVYDFGDDWRHDIFIESLGDGEADVEYPAFVDGERRCPPEDVGGATGFMQFLEAALDPLHEEHNDVVTWYGKPFDPVDMDERWVRPRLATLAARRRGALARHRGATPPDST; from the coding sequence GTGATGATCGAACCCGTGGCACGGCTCAGGATCGAACTGCGGGAGATCGAGCCCCGGCTGTGGCGCCGGGTCGACGTGCCGCTCTCCTCGACGCTGCTGGCTTTGCACGACATCATCCAGGCCGTAGTCGGCTGGACCGATTCCCATCTGTTCGAGTTCGTGATCGGCGAGCGCGTCTACGGCGAGCCCATGCCCGATGACGACTTCTGGGACCGGCACGTATACAAGGCCGGCGGCGTCCGCCTGAAGTCCCTCATCGAGCGTGGCATCGAGCGCTTCGTCTACGTCTACGACTTCGGCGACGACTGGAGGCACGACATCTTCATCGAATCGCTCGGCGATGGCGAGGCCGATGTCGAGTACCCGGCGTTCGTTGATGGCGAGCGTCGCTGCCCGCCGGAGGATGTCGGCGGCGCTACCGGCTTCATGCAGTTCCTCGAGGCGGCGCTCGATCCGCTCCACGAGGAGCACAACGACGTGGTGACCTGGTACGGGAAGCCGTTCGACCCGGTCGACATGGACGAGCGGTGGGTACGGCCGAGGCTTGCCACGCTGGCCGCCCGCCGCCGCGGTGCACTCGCGAGGCATCGAGGCGCAACGCCGCCAGATTCGACCTGA